In Thermodesulfobium sp. 4217-1, the genomic window TTTTTCATTGTATAGCTTACCCTTTTTTCCTTTAAGTATCTGTGAAAAGACAAAACCATCTTTATTGTTTACTATTACATCAATATTCTTAGAAGAATTAAGCCCTTTGTCAGCAACTACGATAAGTCTACCAAGTCCATAAGACTCTTTTACATCTTTCATTACTGGTTGAAGTGTTAGAGAGTCACTGGTGTTACCTGGAAAAATAGACATGCTTATTGGAAGCCCATTTGAATCAATAAAAAGACCCATAGCTATGATTGGATCTACACGGTGTTCCTTTGATACACCTCTTTTTCTAAGATCATCTTCACCATTTGGAAAGTCTATCTCAAAGAAGTAGTTGGTAACATCATAAAATGCATAAGACATGTCACGACCTATTATATCTTTAACGCGCTTATTTAAATGCCTTTGTAACTCTACTTCAAAATTCGCAAAGTAGTCTAGTGACCTATAGATATCAGGTAGGGTGAAGTCAGTACTCATACCATAGAAACCGTCTTTTATCTGGCAGGAAGCGCGTTTTGAATCTGGATAAAGAATCCTTGCCAGTACAAGGAATTTGAAAATATCTCCAAGAGAATATCCTCCCTGAAACTTATGTGATTTCTCATAGGACTTAATGAACAAATTTAT contains:
- a CDS encoding IS1634 family transposase; its protein translation is KQRTIKSFGYLEDQEDPEAFMSMVKEFNANFKNDVSLRIEVASNALMYSKENRRLNYGYKFLEAVYNLLEINLFIKSYEKSHKFQGGYSLGDIFKFLVLARILYPDSKRASCQIKDGFYGMSTDFTLPDIYRSLDYFANFEVELQRHLNKRVKDIIGRDMSYAFYDVTNYFFEIDFPNGEDDLRKRGVSKEHRVDPIIAMGLFIDSNGLPISMSIFPGNTSDSLTLQPVMKDVKESYGLGRLIVVADKGLNSSKNIDVIVNNKDGFVFSQILKGKKGKLYNEKLFDKRDWISNEDDTYRYKLFEEEYEGKNKDGEREVRTRKVLLYWSKTEADMAKRKREEKLDKAERSVKNNVYGIKKGVDE